In Tursiops truncatus isolate mTurTru1 chromosome 19, mTurTru1.mat.Y, whole genome shotgun sequence, a genomic segment contains:
- the PPP1R13L gene encoding relA-associated inhibitor, whose translation MDSEAFQSSRNLLDLNFQSLAAKHMDLKNTELDTAAAKVDELTKQLESLWSDLPAASLGSQARAPARLSRYSLSPVPEPLGCRGSPRKATTDGADVSFGRSESAPALLPYSSLSPKGRPSSPRTQFYLQPDAYSSLDRAPSPRPRTFDGAGSPHGRSPSPRPGPLRQQGSPTPFDFLARARSPRVSPLAEGPQAFFPERGPSPRIPTAAYDAPTAFGSPLLGPGVSAFAPPLRAQDDLTLRRRPPKAWNESDLDVAYEKKSSQTASYERLDVFARPASPGLQLLPWRESSLDGLGAPGKDNFTSATLPRNYKVSLLTNDRRSDMDSYRRSLGSAGSSGTLPRSWQPVSRIPMPPTSPQPRSAPRHRPIPLSMIFKLQNAFWEHGASRAMLPGSPIFSRAPPPKLLPQPQLPPQSQPQLQPQPQLQALAPVPQPPQETWSAVSEGFPKPPTELEPEPELEGLLTPGLEAGDADEGAVTRPLSPTRLQPALPPEAQSVPELEEVARVLAEIPRPLKRRGSMEQSPIIALPPTHKKQYQQIISRLFHRHGGPGGPEPELCPITEGPEARAGPPAPAPPAPIPPPAPLQSSPPEQPQSMEMRSVLRKAGSPRKVRRARLSPLVLLLDAALTGELDVVQQAVKEMNDPSQPNEEGITALHNAICGANYPIVDFLIAAGANVNSPDSHGWTPLHCAASCNDTAICMALVQHGAAIFATTLSDGATAIEKCDPYREGYVDCATYLADVEQSMGLMYNGVVYALWNYSAEFGDELSFREGESVTVLRRDGPEETDWWWAALHGQEGYVPRNYFGLFPRVKPQRNKV comes from the exons ATGGACAGCGAGGCGTTCCAGAGCTCGCGGAACCTTCTGGACCTGAACTTCCAGT CTCTAGCCGCGAAGCACATGGACCTGAAGAATACGGAGCTGGACACGGCGGCGGCCAAGGTGGACGAACTGACCAAGCAGTTGGAGTCGCTGTGGTCAGACTTGCCGGCGGCGTCTCTTGGCTCGCAGGCCAGAGCGCCGGCTAGG CTGTCCCGGTACAGCCTCAGCCCTGTCCCCGAGCCCTTGGGCTGCCGTGGGTCTCCCCGGAAGGCGACCACCGACGGCGCAGACGTCTCGTTCGGACGCTCCGAGAGCGCCCCGGCTCTGCTCCCCTACAGCTCGCTGTCCCCTAAGGGCCGGCCGTCGTCACCGCGCACCCAGTTCTACCTGCAGCCGGATGCCTACAGCAGCCTGGACCGCGCGCCCTCACCCCGGCCCCGCACCTTCGATGGAGCAGGCAGCCCCCACGGCCGTTCGCCCTCCCCTCGCCCCGGCCCGCTCAGACAGCAGGGTTCCCCCACGCCCTTTGACTTCTTGGCCCGTGCCCGCTCCCCCCGTGTCAGCCCCCTGGCCGAAGGGCCCCAGGCCTTCTTTCCGGAGCGCGGGCCCTCGCCTCGCATCCCGACCGCAGCCTACGATGCGCCGACTGCCTTTGGGAGCCCCCTGCTGGGCCCTGGCGTCAGCGCCTTCGCCCCACCTCTGCGCGCGCAAG ACGACCTAACGCTTCGGCGGCGGCCCCCCAAAGCCTGGAACGAGTCTGACCTGGACGTGGCATACGAGAAGAAGTCCTCGCAGACAGCGAGCTATGAAC GACTCGATGTCTTCGCGCGGCCTGCTTCACCAGGCCTGCAGCTGTTACCCTGGAGAGAGAGCAGCCTGGATGGGCTGGGGGCCCCCGGGAAG GACAACTTCACCAGTGCCACTCTGCCCCGCAATTACAAGGTCTCCCTTCTGACCAACGACAGGCGTTCTGATATGGACAGCTACCGCCGATCGCTGGGCTCCGCGGGCTCATCAGGCACTTTGCCCCGAAGCTGGCAGCCTGTCAGCCGCATCCCCATGCCTCCTACCAGCCCCCAGCCCCGAAGTGCCCCCCGCCATCGCCCCATCCCCCTCAGCATGATATTCAAGCTGCAGAATGCCTTTTGGGAGCACGGAgccagcagggccatgctccctggCTCCCCCATCTTCTCTCGAGCTCCCCCGCCTAAgctgcttccccagccccagctgcctcCACAGTCCCAGCCACAATTACAGCCTCAGCCCCAGCTTCAAGCCCTTGCCCCCGTCCCCCAACCCCCGCAAGAGACTTGGTCCGCTGTGAGTGAAG GCTTCCCCAAACCTCCCACTGAGCTGGAGCCTGAGCCGGAGCTGGAGGGGCTGCTGACACCAGGGCTGGAGGCTGGTGATGCAGATGAAGGCGCTGTAACTCGGCCCCTTAGTCCCACACGGCTGCAGCCAGCACTGCCGCCCGAGGCACAGTCAGTGCCCGAGCTGGAGGAGGTGGCACGGGTGCTGGCAGAAATTCCACGGCCCCTCAAACGCAGGGGCTCCATGGAGCAGAGCCCTATTatagccctgccccccacccacaAGAAGCAGTACCAGCAGATCATCAGCCGCCTCTTCCATCGTCACGGTGGGCCTGGGGGGCCCGAGCCTGAGCTGTGTCCCATCACTGAGGGGCCTGAGGCCAGGGCGGGgccccctgctccagccccaccagCTCCCAtaccacctccagcccctctccagaGCAGCCCACCAGAGCAGCCGCAGAGCATG GAGATGCGCTCGGTGCTGCGGAAGGCCGGCTCCCCGCGCAAGGTCCGTCGCGCGCGCCTCAGCCCGCTCGTGCTGCTGCTGGACGCCGCGCTGACCGGGGAGCTGGACGTGGTGCAGCAGGCGGTGAAGGAG ATGAACGACCCGAGCCAGCCCAACGAGGAGGGCATCACCGCCCTGCATAACGCCATCTGCGGCGCCAACTACCCCATCGTGGACTTCCTAATCGCGGCGGGTGCCAACGTCAACTCCCCCGACAGCCACGGCTG GACACCGTTGCACTGCGCGGCGTCCTGCAACGACACGGCCATCTGCATGGCGCTGGTGCAGCACGGCGCGGCAATCTTCGCCACCACGCTCAGTGACGGCGCCACCGCCATCGAGAAGTGCGACCCCTACCGCGAGGGTTACGTCGACTGCGCCACTTACCTGGCAG ACGTGGAGCAGAGCATGGGGCTGATGTACAACGGGGTGGTGTACGCTCTCTGGAATTACAGCGCTGAGTTTGGAGACGAGCTGTCCTTCCGCGAGGGCGAGTCGGTCACCGTGCTGCGGAGGGATGGGCCAGAGGAGACGGACTGGTGGTGGGCCGCGCTGCACGGCCAGGAGGGCTACGTGCCCCGTAACTACTTCGGG CTCTTCCCCAGGGTGAAGCCGCAGAGGAATAAGGTCTAG